From Aspergillus fumigatus Af293 chromosome 5, whole genome shotgun sequence, a single genomic window includes:
- the mccA gene encoding acetyl/propionyl/methylcrotonyl-CoA carboxylase subunit alpha — MALSSLLRISSRMGPTAARRSRRAASTAASTHVPQRKLDSVLIANRGEIALRVGRTASQHGIKVTTLYTDPDRYAQHALSSPFAFNLGSVSAYLDGDRIIEIAKREGCQAIHPGYGFLSENSEFARKCTEAGLVFIGPPWKAIEDMGDKSQSKKIMTAAGVPCVPGYHGSNQDVNFLEAEADKIKYPVLIKAVKGGGGKGMRIARSKAEFQAQLQSAKSEAMNSFGDDHVLVEKYITTPRHIEVQIFADKYGNCVALGERDCSIQRRHQKILEESPAPHLPDATRKDIWAKARAAALAVGYEGAGTVEFIFDNDTGEFFFMEMNTRLQVEHPVTEMVTGQDLVHWQIKVAEGAPLPLTQDQVEAEMAHRGHAIEARIYAENPDQGFIPDSGRLLHVRTPPTSEDVRIDAGFVAGDDVSAHYDPMIAKLIVRGATREEAIRKLAAALEEYEVAGPITNIEFIKAVCRSPDFIKGEVETGYIEKHRDELFVKDPIEDEVLAQVALACLHHNSESAIGKQANFEGSAVGFSPSYQVREMTLAEMTPARKDGTKFNVRVKQTGNNVFDIEVGSRIFEQVTSHSDPASRVVTSFFPHTRLDTTVIQDGDSVVAFQRGNQYRLTIPRAKWMEKALGMKDVTNSVLAPMPCKVLRVEVKAGDVVEKDQPLVVIESMKMETVIRSPQKGTISKVVHQKGVGHATLLFFLSLCFCFYPPPRHCSRLLVGHLTDGDTLVIGGLDLGPLVWRQVGPGSLEFGRLGEL, encoded by the exons ATGGCTCTCTCATCTCTTCTCCGCATTTCTTCCCGCATGGGCCCGACAGCCGCTCGACGGTCACGAAGAGCAGCGTCCACTGCCGCCAGTACTCATGTGCCACAGAGGAAACTGGACTCGGTTCTTATTGCCAATAGAGGAGAGATAGCATT GCGGGTAGGTCGCACGGCTTCTCAACACGGCATCAAAGTGACAACGCTGTACACGGATCCCGACAGATATGCTCAGCATGCGTTGAGCTCACCGTTTGCGTTTAATCTCGGCTCGGTTTCTGCATATCTCGATGGTGACCGTATCATCGAGATTGCTAAGAGAGAAGGCTGCCAAGCGATACATCCTGGTTACGGTTTT TTGAGTGAAAACTCAGAATTTGCACGGAAATGCACAGAAGCTGGTCTAGTCTTCATCGGTCCGCCATGGAAAGCAATCGAGGATATGGGAGACAAGAG CCAGTCAAAGAAGATCATGACAGCTGCAGGGGTCCCGTGCGTTCCTGGCTATCACGGCTCAAATCAAGACGTGAACTTCCTCGAAGCCGAAGCTGATAAGATTAAGTACCCCGTGCTTATTAAAGCGGTCAAAGGAGGCGGCGGGAAAGGGATGCGTATCGCCAGGTCTAAAGCTGAATTCCAGGCTCAATTGCAATCTGCGAAATCAGAAGCCATGAACTCGTTCGGAGATGACCACGTCTTGGTCGAGAAGTACATTACTACACCACGTCACATCGAAGTTCAAATCTTTGCCGATAAGTACGGAAATTGTGTCGCTTTGGGAGAGAGAGATTGCAGCATACAAAGACGGCATCAGAAGATCCTTGAGGAGTCTCCAGCACCCCATCTACCAGACGCTACCAGAAAAGATATCTGGGCCAAGGCGAGAGCTGCCGCGCTGGCCGTAGGCTACGAGGGCGCCGGTACCGTCGAGTTTATTTTCGACAATGACACCGGCGAATTCTTCTTCATGGAGATGAACACTCGACTGCAAGTTGAGCATCCCGTGACAGAGATGGTCACCGGCCAGGACCTCGTTCACTGGCAGATCAAGGTCGCGGAGGGAGCCCCTCTGCCGTTGACTCAGGACCAAGTTGAAGCTGAAATGGCTCACCGCGGACATGCCATCGAGGCTAGAATATATGCAGAAAATCCGGACCAAGGTTTTATCCCTGACTCTGGCCGCCTGCTGCACGTCCGCACTCCTCCGACGTCAGAAGACGTAAGAATAGATGCAGGTTTCGTCGCAGGAGATGATGTCTCAGCTCACTACGACCCAATGATCGCAAAACTAATCGTTCGCGGTGCCACCCGGGAAGAGGCAATCCGCAAACTAGCAGCTGCCTTGGAAGAATATGAGGTCGCAGGCCCTATCACCAACATCGAGTTCATCAAAGCCGTTTGCAGAAGCCCAGATTTCATCAAGGGCGAGGTGGAGACGGGATACATTGAAAAGCACCGTGATGAGTTGTTCGTGAAGGACCCGATTGAGGATGAGGTTCTTGCACAAGTGGCGCTGGCTTGTCTACACCACAACTCCGAATCAGCCATCGGAAAGCAGGCAAACTTTGAAGGGTCCGCTGTTGGATTCAGCCCGAGCTATCAAGTACGAGAGATGACATTGGCAGAAATGACTCCGGCCCGGAAAGACGGCACAAAATTCAATGTTCGTGTCAAGCAGACTGGCAACAACGTGTTTGATATCGAGGTTGGCAGTCGTATTTTCGAGCAAGTGACGAGCCACAGTGATCCCGCATCCAGAGTCGTCACATCCTTCTTTCCCCACACTCGACTTGACACGACTGTGATACAAGACGGGGATTCCGTCGTCGCGTTCCAGCGAGGTAATCAATACCGCCTAACGATCCCCCGGGCCAAATGGATGGAAAAAGCATTGGGCATGAAGGATGTCACCAACAGTGTCTTGGCCCCAATGCCCTGCAAGGTGCTGCGCGTGGAGGTCAAGGCAGGCGATGTGGTGGAGAAAGACCAACCATTGGTTGTAATTGAGAGtatgaagatggaaacagTAATTCGCAGCCCTCAGAAGGGAACCATCTCCAAAGTGGTACATCAAAAAGGGGTAGGTCATGCGAcacttcttttttttctttccttgtgTTTTTGTTTTTACCCCCCACCCCGGCATTGTTCCCGTTTATTGGTCGGTCACTTGACCGATGGCGATACACTCGTCATTGGTGGCCTGGATCTCGGCCCGTTGGTTTGGCGCCAAGTCGGACCAGGATCCTTGGAGTTTGGAAGACTTGGAGAGCTGTGA
- a CDS encoding isovaleryl-CoA dehydrogenase — translation MQPSSAFNFAKYSSSSFVACEFSNLSWKSVYCHSQMASVASLFRTSSRTLCRIRTPLIYTPASRSLATKHPKGFVPPTEDELLELRERVQEFTRREIPEEVAARTDSQNEFPAEMWRKLGDAGFLGVTANEEYGGLGMGYQAHCIVMEELSRASGSIALSYAAHSQLCVNQLSLNGTEEQKARFLPGLLSGEKIGALAMSEHSAGSDVVSMKTTAKAVDGGWVLNGTKMWITNGPDADYIVVYAKTEPEKGSKGISAFVVEKTFKGFSCARKLDKLGMRGSNTGELVFEDVFVPKENLLGELNKGVRVLMEGLDLERLVLSAGPLGIMQAALDLVLPYTHTRKQFGAPIAHNQLIQGKLADMYTKLSASRAYTYATARHIDNSAATGEVSIRTQDCAGAILYAAERATECALDAIQLMGGNGYINEIPAGRLLRDAKLYEIGAGTSEIRRMVIGRAFNKEYA, via the exons ATGCAACCATCCTCGGCTTTTAATTTTGCTAAATattcatcatcctctttcGTTGCCTGCGAATTCTCGAATCTCTCCTGGAAGAGTGTTTATTGTCATTCACAAATGGCTTCCGTAGCATCCCTATTTCGGACTTCGTCCAGGACCCTTTGCAGGATAAGAACGCCGCTCATCTACACTCCCGCATCAAGGTCGCTGGCAACCAAACATCCCAAGGGATTCGTACCGCCcaccgaggacgagctgctggagttgAGAGAGCGAGTACAAGAGTTCACGA GGCGCGAAATACCCGAGGAGGTCGCCGCTCGGACAGACTCACAGAATGAGTTCCCGGCGGAGATGTGGAGGAAGCTTGGAGACGCCGG GTTTCTTGGTGTCACTGCCAATGAGGAGTATGGTGGACTGGGAATGGGTTATCAAGCGCACTGTATCGTGATGGAAGAACTCAGCAGAGCTTCTG GGAGTATCGCTTTGTCCTACGCAGCACATTCGCAGCTCTGCGTAAACCAACTGTCCTTGAACGGTACTGAAGAACAGAAGGCTCGGTTCCTCCCAGGTCTTCTGTCTGGCGAGAAGATCGGAGCATTGGCTATGTCAGAGCACTCCGCAGGCTCCGATGTGGTCAGTATGAAGACGACTGCTAAAGCAGTCGACGGTGGCTGGGTGCTGAACGGGACGAAGATGTGGATCACAAAC GGCCCTGACGCAGACTACATTGTTGTCTATGCCAAAACAGAGCCGGAAAAGGGCTCCAAGGGCATTTCCGCATTTGTCGTCGAAAAGACGTTCAAGGGCTTCTCCTGCGCGCGCAAGCTCGACAAGTTGGGTATGCGTGGATCAAACACCGGAGAACTTGTTTTCGAAGACGTCTTCGTTCCCAAAGAGAATCTCCTCGGGGAGTTGAACAAGGGTGTCCGAGTCCTAATGGAAGGTCTTGATCTCGAGCGTCTTGTCCTCAGTGCTGGTCCACTCGG AATCATGCAAGCAGCCCTGGATCTCGTGCTCCCATATACCCATACCCGCAAACAATTCGGAGCCCCCATTGCTCACAACCAGCTTATTCAAGGAAAGCTGGCAGATATGTATACTAAGCTTTCAGCATCGCGAGCCTATACCTATGCTACGGCACGACATATTGATAACTCCGCAGCTACCGGCGAGGTTTCAATCCGAACGCAGGACTGCGCCGGCGCCATCCTGTACGCTGCCGAGAGAGCCACCGAGTGTGCTCTGGATGCTATTCAGCTTATGGGTGGTAATGGGTATATCAACGAGATCCCTGCTGGGCGGCTGCTCCGGGATGCGAAGCTCTATGAGATTGGAGCCGGTACGAGTGAGATCAGACGGATGGTTATCGGGCGCGCTTTCAACAAGGAGTATGCATAG
- a CDS encoding putative 3-methylcrotonyl-CoA carboxylase, beta subunit (MccB) has translation MRGPSPLLRGLCSRATALSYPRRLPTQRHLVITYSRVSSRSVASYTHPHHASAISVLPTAVDTTSDEFRENARQMKELVDRMASLHKTIAQGGPQKAKEKHVARGKMLPRDRVTALIDPGTSFLELSPLAGHDVYPGEDVPAGGIITGIGQVEGVTCMIVANDSTVKGGTYYPITVKKHLRAQAIAQENKLPCLYLVDSGGANLPHQADVFPDKEHFGRIFFNQARMSSLGIPQISVVMGPCTAGGAYVPAMSDETIIVENQGTIFLAGPPLVKAATGEVVSAEDLGGGQLHSTISGVTDYLAVDDAHAIVLARRSVANLNYPKTSVPQVSADTIKEPLYDPAELDGIVGTNLRRQIPAREVIARIVDGSEFAEFKRDYGTTLVTGFARIYGHQVGIVANNGILFSESSLKGAHFIELCAQRKIPLLFLQNISGFMVGADAEKGGIAKNGAKLVTAVACADVPKFTVVFGSSAGAGNYGMCGRAYSPRLMFMWPNAKIGVMGSEQLSAVMEAVGRTADPELKARIDRESEAIFSSARLWDDGVIPPAQTRHVLGLSLAAALGGRVDEDAQTRFGVFRM, from the exons ATGCGTGGCCCATCTCCGCTCCTCCGCGGCTTGTGCTCCAGAGCAACCGCCCTTTCGTATCCTCGACGACTCCCGACCCAAAGACACCTAGTGATAACATACTCCCGTGTCTCATCACGATCTGTGGCCAGCTATACACATCCGCATCATGCCAGCGCCATCTCCGTGCTCCCCACTGCGGTTGACACCACCTCCGATGAATTCCGGGAGAATGCACGACAGATGAAAGAATTGGTGGACCGAATGGCCAGCCTACACAAGACCATTGCACAGGGAGGACCGCAAAAAGCTAAGGAGAAGCACGTCGCTCGGGGAAAGATGCTCCCGCGCGATCGTGTCACGGCGCTCATTGATCCAGGGACGTCCTTCCTGGAGCTTTCACCCTTAGCTGGCCATGACGTCTATCCTGGGGAGGACGTACCCGCTGGAGGCATCATTACAGGGATTGGCCAAGTGGAGGGTGTCACCTGTATGATTGTGGCTAATGACAGCACTGTCAAGGGAGGAACATACTACCCCATTACCGTGAAGAAGCACCTCCGTGCGCAAGCAATTGCCCAGGAGAACAAGCTTCCATGCCTCTACCTTGTCGATTCGGGTGGTGCCAATCTCCCGCACCAGGCAGATGTCTTCCCCGACAAGGAGCATTTCGGacggatcttcttcaaccaggCCAGAATGAGTTCTCTTGGGATCCCTCAGATCTCGGTGGTCATGGGGCCCTGCACGGCTGGAGGCGCCTATGTCCCTGCCATGAGCGATGAGACGATCATTGTCGAGAACCAGGGGACAATCTTCCTGGCTGGTCCTCCTCTGGTCAAGGCAGCGACGGGTGAAGTCGTCTCCGCGGAAGATCTGGGTGGTGGCCAGCTACACAGCACCATCTCCGGTGTCACGGATTATTTGGCTGTGGACGATGCCCACGCCATTGTCCTCGCCCGGAGATCCGTCGCCAATCTCAACTACCCTAAAACAAGCGTACCTCAGGTCTCCGCAGATACCATCAAGGAGCCTCTGTACGACCCGGCCGAGCTCGACGGCATCGTCGGAACCAATCTCCGCCGGCAGATACCAGCCCGCGAGGTCATTGCCCGTATCGTCGATGGCAGCGAGTTTGCGGAGTTCAAGCGTGACTACGGAACTACCCTTGTGACTGGATTTGCTCGTATCTATGGCCACCAGGTCGGTATCGTCGCGAACAACGGCATTCTATTTTCCGAGTCTTCTCTGAAAGGAGCGCACTTCATTGAACTGTGCGCTCAGCGCAAGATCCCCTTGCTATTCCTTCAGAACATCTCCGGCTTCATGGTCGGAGCAGATGCAGAGAAGGGCGGGATCGCCAAAAACGGTGCCAAACTGGTGACTGCAGTGGCTTGCGCGGACGTCCCCAAGTTTACTGTTGTGTTTGGATCCAGCGCCGGAGCAGGAAACTATGGGATGTG CGGCCGCGCCTACTCCCCACGATTGATGTTCATGTGGCCCAACGCGAAGATTGGTGTTATGGGGTCCGAACAACTATCTGCCGTCATGGAGGCAGTCGGTAGAACCGCTGATCCGGAACTGAAAGCACGGATCGACCGTGAGTCGGAAGCAATCTTTTCTTCCGCTCGTCTCTGGGACGATGGCGTCATCCCGCCAGCACAAACGAGACATGTTCTGGGCCTGAGTCTTGCAGCTGCTCTTGGTGGCAGAGTAGATGAGGATGCGCAGACTCGTTTTGGCGTTTTCAGAATGTAA
- a CDS encoding sterol esterase, which yields MAVPVIGRLFWFEYLALFASLILVLLEWVIHFIMFWLPEPIIEFCHDRSKALFNLLSPGERLYKRGKEEQIAAQVAQASNFADICAIFGYEAEEHIVQTKDGFLIGLHRLAYRRGEEGRLVNRGEGTLEKKVVYLHHGLLMCSEVWVCLTDAQRCLPFQLVERGYDVWLGNNRGNKYSKKSIHHSPLSAKFWGFSMDEFAFYDIPDSITYILNATGQASLSYIGFSQGTAQAFATLSIHPLLNQQIDVFVALAPAMAPSGLRNRIVDSLMKASPNFLFLLFGRRSILSSTTMWQTILYPPIFVRIIDTSLSILFGWEGKNISWYQKLAGYLHLYSFTSTKSVVHWFQIMRHRTFQMYDDEVHAPFSVVASQRFYKPVKYPTRNIKTPIVLLYGGSDSLIDIGAMLRELPRGTVAKSIPCYEHLDFLWARDVDQQVFGHVFEALERYGPGEYSGKKGHRAAKPTNGLI from the exons ATGGCCGTTCCAGTGATTGGAAGACTGTTTTGGTTCGAATACCTTGCGCTCTTTGCGTCCTTGATTCTAGTGCTGCTGGAATGGGTGATACATTTTATTATGTTCTGGCTGC CGGAGCCAATAATCGAATTCTGTCACGATCGTTCTAAGGCCTTATTCAATCTTCTGAGCCCGGGAGAGAGACTATACAAGCGTGGTAAGGAGGAGCAGATCGCCGCACAGGTTGCGCAGGCCTCCAACTTTGCAGACATTTGTGCCATTTTCGGATATGAGGCGGAGGAGCACATCGTGCAGACAAAAGATGGCTTTCTGATAGGACTACACCGCCTGGCCTATCGCAGAGGCGAGGAGGGTCGTCTCGTCAATCGAGGCGAGGGAACCCTCGAAAAGAAGGTTGTCTATCTCCACCACGGTCTTTTGATGTGCAGCGAAGTCTGGGTGTGTTTGACAGATGCTCAACGATGCCTCCCTTTTCAGCTTGTGGAGAGGGGATATGATGTCTGGCTTGGAAACAATCGCGGCAACAAATATTCCAAGAAGTCTATCCACCACTCTCCCTTGTCCGCCAAGTTCTGGGGCTTTTCGATGGACGAGTTTGCGTTCTACGATATCCCTGACAGCATTACCTACATCCTCAATGCGACAGGACAGGCGTCCTTGTCGTACATCGGGTTCTCGCAAGGAACAGCACAGGCGTTTGCGACTCTGTCGATTCATCCGTTGCTCAATCAGCAAATAGACGTCTTTGTGGCCCTTGCACCTGCAATGGCCCCTTCGGGACTGCGGAATCGTATCGTGGACTCGCTCATGAAGGCTTCACCGAactttctgtttctcctctttggTAGACGCAGCATCCTCAGTTCCACCACTATGTGGCAGACAATTCTCTACCCGCCCATCTTTGTTCGCATAATCGACACATCTCTTTCAATTCTTTTCGGTTGGGAGGGCAAGAACATTAGTTGGTATCAGAAACTGGCAGGTTACCTGCATCTCTATTCGTTCACTAGCACAAAGTCGGTGGTGCATTGGTTTCAAATCATGCGGCACAGGACCTTCCAAATGTACGATGATGAAGTTCATGCTCCGTTCAGCGTTGTGGCCAGTCAACGGTTTTACAAACCGGTCAAGTACCCCACCAGGAACATCAAGACCCCGATTGTTCTTCTTTATGGTGGAAGTGACAGTCTGATCGATATCGGGGCGATGTTGCGAGAGCTCCCTCGGGGGACGGTGGCCAAGTCAATTCCATGCTATGAGCATTTGGATTTCCTCTGGGCAAGAGACGTGGACCAACAGGTGTTTGGACACGTTTTCGAGGCTCTTGAGCGGTACGGTCCGGGAGAATATAGCGGGAAGAAAGGGCACAGAGCAGCCAAACCGACCAACGGCTTGATATAA
- a CDS encoding PET191 family protein — protein MPSSCRELRDALAQCLQESDCIMVQRHTPRECLSTPLVDELPMKCQQLRKGFSECKRGLIDMRKRFRGNQPISVSRELEGGKSQSHQQLYAGKPAFETVKEISGNEVQMDPEKTRGL, from the exons ATGCCGAGCTCATGCAGAGAATTAA GAGATGCACTGGCGCAATGCTTGCAAGAATCAGATTGCATCATGGTCCAGCGGCACACCCCGCGTGAATGCTTGAGCACTCCCCTCGTCGATGAACTGCCTATGAAATGCCAACAGTTGCGGAAAGGATTCAGCGAGTGCAA GCGTGGGTTGATCGACATGCGAAAGCGATTCCGTGGAAATCAGCCTATCTCGGTTTCCAGGGAGCTCGAAGGAGGCAAATCCCAATCCCACCAGCAACTATACGCCGGCAAGCCCGCCTTCGAAACCGTTAAGGAGATCAGCGGGAATGAAGTTCAGATGGACCCTGAGAAGACTAGAGGACTATAA
- a CDS encoding dolichyl-diphosphooligosaccharide-protein glycotransferase — protein sequence MRWCLTLLAFCFLAVVRALSSSGSRLLVVLEDATEKELYSKLWADLEGYNLDFESPKNDKLSLFELGDRVYDHMLLLPPKSKGYGPSLTPKNIIDFMNKDGNVLLALSGKSTTASAISSLLLELDLHLPVDRSSVTVDHFNYDTLSASDKHDVLLLHRPGKLRSDTKAFFDGEGVVAFPRAVPHTLGDANPLIAPILRAPATAYSYNPKEDASSVEDVAATGSQLALVSAMQARNSARFTLLGSVESLQDQWFSATVKAPGDGKQMKTVNQEFAKQLTAWTFKETGVLKVGKIEHHLAEDGEITPEKLNPKIYRIKNETVFSIELSEYNYDRYAPFEVPTGDAVQLEFTMLSPFHRLNLEPVRRTDNSTVYSTRFTTPDQHGIFSFRVNYKRPFLTNIEEKLEVTVRHFAHNEYPRSWKISGGWVWIAGLWSVIAGFLVFVVAWLYSAPSAAALNTKKTQ from the exons ATGCGGTGGTGCCTCACTCTTCTGGCATTCTGCTTCTTGGCAGTTGTACGTGCATTAAGTAGCTCCGGCAGTCGTCTGTTGGTTGTTTTGGAAGATGCCACAGAAAAGGAATTATACTCGAAATTATGGGCTGACCTAGAAG GATATAACCTCGACTTCGAATCCCCCAAGAATGACAAGCTCAGCCTGTTCGAACTCGGAGACCGAGTCTACGACCACATGCTTCTCCTGCCTCCCAAGTCAAAGG GCTATGGACCCTCCCTTACCCCCAAGAATATCATTGATTTCATGAACAAGGACGGTAACGTCCTCCTCGCCTTGTCGGGCAAGTCCACAACCGCCAGCGCTATCAGCTCGCTGCTATTGGAGCTCGATCTCCATCTCCCTGTCGATCGTTCCTCTGTCACCGTCGATCACTTCAACTACGATACACTTTCTGCCTCCGATAAGCATGATGTTCTGCTACTCCACCGACCAGGCAAGTTGAGGTCCGATACCAAGGCTTTCTTTGATGGCGAGGGCGTTGTAGCATTTCCCAGAGCCGTCCCCCACACCCTGGGCGATGCAAACCCTCTCATTGCGCCTATTCTGCGAGCGCCCGCCACTGCGTATAGTTACAACCCCAAGGAGGACGCGTCGTCAGTTGAGGATGTTGCAGCTACGGGTTCGCAGTTGGCTCTGGTCTCGGCCATGCAGGCTAGAAACTCCGCTCGGTTCACTCTACTGGGATCCGTGGAGAGTCTGCAGGATCAGTGGTTTTCTGCGACTGTCAAGGCTCCTGGTGATgggaagcagatgaagacgGTCAACCAGGAATTCGCCAAGCAGCTTACTGCGTGGACATTCAAGGAAACCGGAGTCCTCAAGGTCGGAAAGATCGAGCATCATCTGGCTGAAGATGGTGAAATCACTCCCGAGAAGCTGAACCCTAAGATCTATCGAATAAAGAATGAAACT GTCTTTAGCATTGAACTTTCCGAATACAACTATGATCGTTACGCGCCCTTCGAGGTTCCAACTGGCGATGCCGTCCAGCTCGAGTTTACCATGCTGTCTCCCTTCCATCGCCTGAACTTGGAACCCGTCCGTCGAACAGATAACAGTACAGTTTACAGCACACGATTCACCACCCCCGATCAGCATGgaatcttctccttccgagTGAACTACAAGCGCCCGTTCCTCACGAACATCGAAGAAAAACTTGAGGTGACCGTTCGTCATTTCGCTCATAACGAGTACCCCCGAAGCTGGAAAATCAGCGGTGGATGGGTCTGGATTGCGGGTCTGTGGTCCGTCATCGCTGGCTTCTTAGTATTCGTTGTTGCATGGCTTTACTCAGCGCCTTCTGCCGCCGCACTGAACACAAAGAAGACACAATAA
- a CDS encoding NADH:ubiquinone oxidoreductase subunit NDUFA3 has product MTTPQFWSTPLRYLRWASHEKPAIFYSLVVGATGPLMLVTLPPIRRFFGDVDPEPIPLTYPLPQGPRNIPQGYDDE; this is encoded by the exons ATGACTACTCCCCAGTTCTGGTCAACTCCTCTCCGATACCTTCGCTGGGCCTCTCATGAGAAGCCAGCTATCTTCTACTCCTTGGTCGTCGGAGCGACAGGTCCTCTCATGCTGGTCACCCTTCCCCCCATCAGACGGTTCTTCGGTGATGTTGACCCGGAACCCATTCCATTGACCTATCCCC TTCCCCAGGGGCCCCGGAACATCCCACAAGGCTACGATGACGAATAG
- a CDS encoding putative transcription factor RfeG, with protein MTGRHGYEGRPERQNEYFIPGDGISREVIQADICRYLGNDALVRPGNHNGRQGYFIRAYRNLTSEMIADLKADSARWEADVMRRADQGYPRGSYIHDYNVRQAPNVVPAPYAASSIHEVRQQGGPSPPQPPSQPYVDPYTQAPYGATQSPPYTAPSSYPSSHSPFAAGQNPYPPQVPYSAPGQPPVSADMHPSYTYTSNTGYPYENGRSNAPRYTGPGYETESDYSPVTSGMTYPATTAPDPRIGMDPRYTPEYDRNRPQATRESQAPRRTR; from the exons ATGACTGGACGCCATGGATATGAAGGACGCCCGGAGCGTCAGAACGAGTACTTTATCCCTGGTGATGGAATTAGCCGGGAAGTCATCCAAGCAGACATTTGCCGTTACCTTGGAAATGATGCACTCGTAAGACCCGGAAACCATAAT GGTCGCCAGGGCTACTTCATCCGTGCTTATCGAAATCTGACTTCT GAGATGATTGCTGATCTCAAAGCGGACTCCGCTCGCTGGGAAGCAGATGTCATGCGTCGGGCTGACCAAGGCTATCCAAGAGGTAGTTACATTCACGACTACAACGTTCGTCAAGCCCCTAACGTGGTCCCAGCGCCTTACGCAGCTTCTTCTATTCATGAAGTGCGCCAGCAAGGAGGCCCGtcaccaccacaaccaccTAGTCAACCCTATGTGGATCCGTACACTCAGGCCCCGTACGGTGCAACCCAGAGCCCCCCATACACAGCTCCATCATCATATCCTTCAAGTCATTCGCCTTTTGCGGCAGGACAGAATCCTTACCCTCCGCAAGTCCCTTACTCTGCTCCAGGCCAACCCCCAGTGTCTGCCGACATGCACCCATCATACACCTACACGAGCAACACTGGCTACCCCTATGAGAACGGGAGAAGTAATGCTCCACGCTACACAGGACCTGGCTACGAAACCGAGTCGGACTATTCCCCGGTCACCTCTGGAATGACTTATCCTGCCACAACAGCTCCCGATCCCCGGATAGGAATGGATCCCAGATATACCCCGGAGTATGATCGCAACAGGCCACAGGCAACAAGAGAGAGCCAGGCCCCGCGTCGAACCCGGTAG